The Apium graveolens cultivar Ventura chromosome 11, ASM990537v1, whole genome shotgun sequence genome has a window encoding:
- the LOC141698639 gene encoding tropinone reductase homolog At5g06060-like, which produces MGCHLKARITLKPQLIYTNNAKIRHLKLTKSSVSIKTSINCKHKNQPDRWSLQGKTALVTGGTRGIGHAIVEELAGLGAKVYTCARNEVELNKCLMGWEDEGFRVVGSVCDVSNRVDRCRLFDNVSAAFDGCLDILVNNVGTNIRKPVAEITSEDFSTLMATNFESVFHLSQLAYPLLKASKAGNIVFTSSVSGFVSLKSMSVQGATKGAINQLTKNLACEWAKDNIRSNAVAPWYIKTSMVEQVLDNKEYMEEVLSCTPLGRLGDPLEVSALVAFLCLPASSYITGQIICVDGGMTVSGFYPRND; this is translated from the exons ATGGGTTGCCACTTGAAAGCACGCATTACTCTCAAACCCCAACTCATTTACACCAACAATGCAAAGATTCGTCATCTTAAACTCACCAAAAGCTCTGTTTCTATTAAAACTTCAATAAATTGCAAGCACAAGAATCAACCAGATAGATGGTCTCTTCAAGGAAAAACAGCTCTTGTTACCGGTGGCACCAGAGGAATTGG GCATGCAATTGTTGAGGAATTGGCTGGATTGGGAGCGAAAGTGTATACATGTGCTCGAAATGAAGTCGAATTAAATAAGTGTTTGATGGGTTGGGAAGATGAGGGGTTTCGAGTCGTGGGTTCGGTTTGTGATGTGTCGAATCGGGTTGATCGTTGTAGGCTATTTGATAATGTATCAGCTGCTTTTGATGGATGTCTTGATATTCTT GTAAATAATGTTGGAACAAACATTCGTAAACCTGTAGCAGAGATCACCTCTGAAGATTTTTCTACCCTGATGGCAACAAATTTTGAATCTGTTTTTCATTTGAGTCAACTTGCATATCCTCTTCTAAAGGCGTCAAAAGCAGGAAATATTGTATTTACTTCCTCGGTCTCTGGTTTTGTCTCACTGAAATCTATGTCTGTACAAGGAGCAACTAAAG GGGCAATCAACCAACTTACAAAAAATTTGGCTTGTGAGTGGGCCAAGGACAATATCAGAAGTAATGCTGTTGCTCCTTGGTATATCAAAACATCTATGGTGGAGCAA GTTCTTGATAACAAGGAATATATGGAAGAAGTTCTTTCGTGTACTCCACTTGGGCGTCTAGGGGATCCATTAGAGGTCTCAGCGCTTGTGGCTTTCCTTTGCTTACCTGCATCATCTTACATCACAGGCCAGATAATTTGTGTTGATGGCGGAATGACTGTAAGTGGCTTTTATCCTAGAAATGACTAA